Genomic DNA from Pseudomonas fitomaticsae:
GTAAACCATTTCCTTCAAGGTGTTGCCGGCCACGTATTGCGCGTGGGACATCTTCGACAGCAGGTCAGGGTTGAACTCGGGCTCGCCGCCCAGTTGCACGATACGCTCGGCCAGACGGTCGGCGTGTTCGGCTTCCTGCGTGGCGTGCTCGAGAAATTCGTCGGCGGCGACGTTGGCTTTCAGGCCGTTGGCCATGAAGTAGTGGCGCTTGTAGCGCAGAACGCAGACCAGTTCAGTGGCCAACGATTCATTGAGCAGGCGCAGCACTTCTTCACGGTTGGCGCTGTAGCTTTCGGTCACCGCGCCATTTTCCACGTGCTGGCGTGCGCGCTCGCGCAGGGTTTGAACATCAGACAAATGCAGGTCACTCATTTCAGTCTCCTGGAGGCTAATCCGATTGGCGTCACGTTCTGTTGACGTGATCGTTACCAGGTTGTGAGTGATGAACGCTGCAAAAAGTTTTGTCGGATTCAGCGCGGGACATGCCCGGAAAGCTGCGCCTCTTCGCGCAACCAGGCAAAAAACGCCTTCACCGGTGGATGTCGCTCGCGGCCCGGTACGCAAAGCGCGCTGTAACCGGCGCCGTCGACCTGCACCTCGCCCTTGTACGGCACCAGCAGACCGCTGGCGACGCTCTCCGACACCAGAATGTTGCTCGCCAGCACCAGCCCTTGCCCGGCAATGGCCGCTTGCAGCGCGTAATGCTCTTCGTCGTATTCGCGGACGGCCGGATGCTGATTCAACCAGTTCTCGCCTGACTGCGCGCACCACGCTTCCCAGCCATGGGCGTAGAGCTTGGAGTTGTGCCAGCGCACGCTGATCAACGCCGGGGTACGGCGGGCGGCCAGCGCCACCTGTTCCGGCGAGCCGTACACGCCGAACGATTCATCGAACAGGCACAACCCGTAGAGGTTCGGGTAATCGTCGAGGCTGTAGCGCAGCACCAGATCGACGCTGGCGTCCTGATGCAGGTCGATCACTTCGCAATGGGTGTCCAGCCGCACATTGATGTTCGGATGCTTCGCGTAAAACCGCCCCAGGCGCGGCACCAGCCACAGCGCAGCGAACGCGGCGGTGGTCGACAGCGTCAGGCTGCTGCCGCTGCGTTGCGGGCGCAGGGTGTCGACGCTTTGCGCCACTTCCAGAAATGCGCCGTGCAGGCTGCGGAACAGTCGCTCGCCACCCTCGGTCAGGCGCACCTGACGCGGCAGGCGTTCGAACAGCGCCACACCGAGCCAGTCCTCCAGCGAACGGATCTGATGGGAAATCGCCGTCGGCGTCACCGCCAGTTCTTCGGCGGCCGCCTTGAAACTCAGCAGGCGCGAGGCGGATTCGAACGCGCGCAGGGCGGTCAGGGGCAAGGCAGCGAACATGAAAACTCCACGGATGAAATCAATTCATCCCGACTGATTTTTGCTCATTTGAGGCGATGACTGAATGGCAGCAATCTGGCGCCACACAGTCATTCAAGTCTAGTCCCAAGGAGATTCAGATGAGCAGGATTCTTGCGATCCATGCCAGCCCTCGCGGTGAGCGTTCCCATTCGCGGCGCCTGGCCGAGAGCTTTCTCAGCGCCTGGCAAGTCCGTCATCCACAGGCTCAGGTCACCCGTCGAGAGGTGGGGAGGGCGTTGATTCCGGCAGTGAATGAAGCGTTTGTCGCGGCCGCGTTTTACCCGGAGCCCG
This window encodes:
- a CDS encoding LysR substrate-binding domain-containing protein, with protein sequence MFAALPLTALRAFESASRLLSFKAAAEELAVTPTAISHQIRSLEDWLGVALFERLPRQVRLTEGGERLFRSLHGAFLEVAQSVDTLRPQRSGSSLTLSTTAAFAALWLVPRLGRFYAKHPNINVRLDTHCEVIDLHQDASVDLVLRYSLDDYPNLYGLCLFDESFGVYGSPEQVALAARRTPALISVRWHNSKLYAHGWEAWCAQSGENWLNQHPAVREYDEEHYALQAAIAGQGLVLASNILVSESVASGLLVPYKGEVQVDGAGYSALCVPGRERHPPVKAFFAWLREEAQLSGHVPR
- a CDS encoding ferritin-like domain-containing protein is translated as MSDLHLSDVQTLRERARQHVENGAVTESYSANREEVLRLLNESLATELVCVLRYKRHYFMANGLKANVAADEFLEHATQEAEHADRLAERIVQLGGEPEFNPDLLSKMSHAQYVAGNTLKEMVYEDLVAERIAIDSYREIIQYIGEKDPTTRRIFEDILAQEEEHADDMADILKDL